GTCAATGCACAGCCGCAaagacccatcatgcttcctttGAAACAACACGGGTGCCCCGTATGGTGCcttggagggttggatgaatccggcatcaagtagctccttTAGTTGCCTCCTTAGTTCTTCAAGCTCTGGAGGCGACATGCGATAAGGGGCTTTGGCGGGTGGTTTAGCGCCGGGTTCCATCTCGATCTGATGATCCACCTCTctcctaggtggtagttgcttgggcaactCTGGCGGCATGACATCCTCATAGTCACTGAGGACCCTTTGGATTTCTttgggtggaggggaggaaatcttcacttccccttcctccatagaagccaagtatgacacctcgcccttcttccatcccttcttgaattgcatggcagatagaagttgggtggtgtttggcttggacacggtgggtatcatgcatggacccCCTTCCAAGATGCACACCGAGTTATAGTggggaagagacactacattgaactgtctcaagaattccatccccaACACGATGTCAAAATCATCCATAGGAGCGACCGAGAAGTCCACCGTGCCTCTCCACgtgccaagttgtagctccaccccgtgagctacgccatcaaggggtttggcttcagaattcacagtcttcagccatccttgacccttcttaagaggaatccctagccgtgtggcctcttccttcttaatgaagttatgagatgctcctgagtcgaccatggcgtgactcttcttcccattaacgagcacctctacaaacatcaaagacctatccttagtggttggctttgtgcttgcctttagggagttgagaagttgtagacaccccaggtgcgacttctcttgaacttccttctcctccaacatAGCATTGAGGGCCTTCCTCTTGGGACAATCTCTAGTCCAATGTGGTCCGttacaaaggaagcaagcatcCTTTGGCTTTTTATCTTTGGAGTTGTCCttcttgccctcctttgatgttgaaggcttgtctCCACGGTCTTTGTACTGTGGCTTGAACCCCTTCGCTCCCCCACCCTTACGGTGATCATCCTTTGGAGATTTGGGCCTTGAAGAGTTGTCACTCTTATGatactcaaattcttctaaggtttCTGCCACGGTCAAggcggtggagatgtcgttgaccccacgacgcttgagttcttgagccacccaagatttgagaccgtcgatgaagttgaagaggagatcttcttcactcatgtttgtaatttgaagcatgagggcagaaaattcctcaacatagttgcggatggaagaagtgtgcttcaactccttcattctcttccgcgcATGAATGGCCACATTCTCGGGATAGAATTGCCTCTTGAGTTcacgcttgaactcttcccaagaatcaatggagcaagtacccttctctatctcactatgcttacgtcgccaccaagtaccagcaagattagtaagatagagggaagcagtacgtaccttgacacgctcgtcttgcatgttcaaagcttcaaagtagcgctccatgtgccacatgtagttgtcaagttctttggcatcccgcttgccatcgaactcttttggtttgggggtatccacccttggtgtcgccATCATCCCAGCTCCGACGACGCCCCCATTGGCCACTGCACGCTTGCATATAGCCCAATCCGCCTTGGTCTCCTCTAGACCGACGCGGTATTCCTCCATTTGCCCATGGAGTTTCGTTAGCTCCCCCAAGACCCGGTCTTGGAAAGCAACGTTCTCAACACGTTGTGCTTCGATGGTAGGGTGAATGGTGCTTAGAATGGACTCCTTGAGCGATTCGGattgtccctccaatcctagctcctccaTACCTTGCTCCACGATGTCAAGCCGGTCCCTGACATCCGCTACTGCCACCTCCATCCTGGTCACCGTGTTGTCGAGGGTGCTCACCTCCCTGTGAGACAGATCCCATTCCTCgatcttggccaatatcttggccatggccctctcgatcccatcgagacgagactccatagatgagcttgagtccttcgacctcttgctctttcttgtctcctggacctccatggtgatctcacttggatccgccatcctaacttggttggctctgataccaactgtcacggacttagaatttcttcactcgacccgtgcggccttaggaggctttctctcccacaaagctcctaagtaagccttctaaaggactcaagacaatagagaacaaactagagagagaagatagagagagatgctctagagaacttgtttctcttattgcttggtgatttacacaaatgagagcccctctatttatagggaactcttggtacaaagaatggttaggattgtgacacttgtcatcaatccaacggtaaagaactttctagattcctactctagaattgtctataaggccctttctagaacactactctaaattgtctagaacgccccttctagatgactccacacaattccacaagattacaaaagacttggaggcttctagaaggttagcaaattctctaaaaaacCCTAGGTGGTGACAAAGGGCTCAGGCCTCAACCAAAgtctccatgcatgcatgtatgtatatacAGGCCTTAACTATTGCATGCAGCTAATGTTTGTAGGCTTGGTTGAATCGAGTATGAAATTAGTTTTCCACTAACAATCATAGTACTCTAGCCAAATCAGCACgcaaaagtttatatatatatatacacacacacacgcatgtAGGTACGTATGGGCTAGACTTAGGTTGTGTTTGTGAATACAACTGTTTTTAAACTTTATCATACTATTTCATAACTATTTACAAACACTTCCatgttatttacaaataatttattattatttataaactattcaTTACAATTTATAATCTATTTCAGTACCATTTATAGGTAATACGAGATACTCCCACAGTCCAAATGAAGCCAAATTATttgaaatgatatcaaagattTCCCAATCTTAAGAAACATATCACGTTCTACTTACTTTatgtagcttttttttttctaaattaatttttttaatttaataattaaagaagtaatttttagtatatttgtgtatttttttattttttaaaaatatttaaatatattaaaaaaataaaaaatcacactTGTGCTAGGCCGCACGCCCAGTAGCCATAGCAGGCGGCAGCCTAGCACAACTCCTCCAAAAATAATTTGACCCAGTGGAATGGAGAGCAATTTACTGGAAACGTCCTTACGCACTAATAACACAGTTCACATTGGTTAAAGCTGTAGGATAGGATTGCTTGAACCTGCTTGCTTGAATTATGCCCACAAAAATTGCTGACATGGCTACCATCCTTTGTCAAAGCAGTCGGAAAgcattaaaatttaagaatgtaTTATGCATGTTTAACTCTGCACACGTGTTGCAGCCAAAGTTGGTCAAAGCTAGAGATTAttcttttctatcttttgggATGGGGTAGGTAAAGTTTAAGAAAATGGTAGATATTAGCTGTTCCAGAAGCTGGTACGCAGAAcggtaataaaataaaatggtagTTTATCAGCTGACTTTCCATTGTGCAATACTTTCTGCATCCTTCAGAATTCTATAGGGgtgaaaaaaaacaattaaagccAAAGAGAAATGATGAATGTTACAATGGTCATAACATAACCAGATGGGATTGTCAGGTTCATTCTTGTCTAATCAGCATATCTTATCACAAATGTAGCAAGATAAGATCCAGATGTAGCTTTTACATGTTTTAACAATGAGATGATCTCTAGCAAGCATGGAATCTTTTATACTTTGCAGTGGATCCTTCTGTTCTCCACTTCACTTCACTTCACTTCTATACGAGCACGGTCAAAGAAAAGCAACGAGTTATGTGACTAAAAAAGACAATGTTAAAACAATGAATAGGGCAATTATTCTCATAATTTGTTGAAATGTGGGAAATGATGATGCCTGGAGATGTAATTACATTTTACGACCCACGATATGATCATCAAAGATTTCTTACGGTAGACTAAAGCCAGTATATAAGAAGATCCATGGCCAGTTCATACCTAATTATCGTAGAAGCGGGAACGGCGTCTTCGAGAACTGTGAATACAACAGCAATACTTGTAAGTTTTTCATAAAGTAATGAAACCAGGAAACGCCACCTTACATACTAATCTGCATGCTATTTTCATGCCAAACATACCCCTACCTCACCATTCAAGCTCCAAAAAGAAAACCTTTTCAGAATTTTAGTCGTGTGCATTGAAAAACAGGGTAAATATGACAAGTTAACTCAATCCCCCGAcccaccccctcccccccccccaagaAAACAATTACCCAATGACCTGtatgcattttcttttcttttttcatacgTAATACCTCTCAAGACATAATGCATCAAGTTACTATTTAATGATCAATAATACTTCTCAGACTATAATATATGGCACTGATAATAATCTTATGTCTAGTTTAGGTCAAAATTAATCTTACACTACCCACTACGTTAGGGAGCCAATCTTACCAACTCGAAAGCCAAAACGCAAACCTAAAGACATCTTAAAAGAAGGTCAAATGCTGCTTGCCCAATAATCATAGGATTAAAAAAACTTCCAGATGATTATATTAGCTTTACGAgcaatgaaggattttattgacttttagataattatattttttacaagtAGCTTAATTTAGTTCACCACATTTGCTAAGTCAACTTTGAACATCATATTACGATAATGCTTCACAAATGTAGCATTCCAGGTCTCGTTATACCTGTACACTGACAAAATGATTGAGAAAGCAagctgtttttttcttttcttttttttttttttggggggggggggggggaggggaatGACGTCCATTTTAAACTTGTGCCATGAAGAAATTTATGTACACAATCAAAAGCAGGCAGGATTCTGATCAACGGAGAGAGGTAGGATCAATCAGTAAATAAAGCTTGAAATTCAATGGACATCAaacagaaaaatatgatttgaaGACAATTGAGATTCAGAAGCAGCACTACTAACCTGCGATGACTGGAGTTACTTGTTGGGACATTTGTACTCAAAAACTCATCGTCAGTCTCATCTATCCTATACTCAGGAAATTCTATAGATGCCACAGAACCCTCATCAGAAACAGAATTTTCATAACTTGTTCGGCGATTTCCTCTTCTTGTATCACTAACTCTTGACCTTCTTCTGTTTCTAGAATTCCTGAAGTTATCAAACACCTGATACAAAATACAAGAGGTCCACCAGTTCCCCTCATCCCCAGGGAAGTCCTCAAACTCGTCTCCAGTTTCATCGTCCCCATATTCAATTACATAATCTCCCAAAACCACCCCACGTGGGACTTCTGAATGAATAGTGCTCAAAACGTCTATGATCTCAGAGGACTGTTGAAAATTCTCCCAATCAAGCTGCCGTGCAGGATCAATCTTTGATGGACGAGCATGAGGGTGCTCCAGTTGAGCATGCTTTTGCAGTTCTAAGTAAGTTCCCCTGAATGTACATTGTTCCTCCTCACAACAACGTTTCTTCGCATCCAGATATAGACGGGCCTTGTCAACAACAAACCACCCAATAACCTCTCCTCTACACAAGGGACAACATGGTTTACAGTTGCCTTCAGATGCCACGGGATCCCTGTTTTCTGTGGGAGTTACATCAGATGTTAAAGGGATTGACATACCATAAGCACTTTTGAAACGGTCCAAGCAATTTGAATGCAAGTGGTCTGTGTCACAAACAAAAGGACGGCATCCTTTCTCATAAGAAGAGCATTGGAGGAGTACACCATTATGCGGAAAATCCAAGCATATAGGGCAAATCACATCTTCCCACTTGGTATTTAACTGAATATCATCCGTGTTGGATACATTGAGATTGAACCCAACTTTACATGAAGGTCTTAAGGCCATGAAGACTATTAACTCGAAAATGCACAAGGAGATGGCATGCAGCTCACTTTCTTTAGACGATAATTGACAATTAAACAATAGACTTGATGAATTACCAAGGAAAGCCTAGCCAATCTTTTATGTCACACCAAATAGATCAAGTCCTTGATGTAGAACAACATGCTTTCCGACAAAGCTGCACAGTCAAACATAGGTAATTAGAAGCTGGgtgaaaaaaatttaagtgGAGGTAgaactttttataaaatgttCGTTAAATTCTTAAGATCCAGAAACTCCTTTTAACGAAAACCCTGTTCATAAACCATCATTGGTATACTCCTTTCAGTATGAGCCTCAAAATAAATGACCATGTAAGCCATATATTGTCGACTTTCCCGTAGCTATGTAAAATGGGCACAGGCCTTTACAACACTTTTCCCAAGAGAACCAGCAAGTTTCATCTCTGGCATCTATGTTCCATATGCTTGCCCAGGCAAGTATGTTCAATATAGAATATGATGTCGGTTTAAGAGAGAGAGCGAGTGAGAAATAGAGCAATCATAATGTCATTTGAAATCAAGCAACTCAATTTCAGTCGAAGTCTTATCAATAGAGATAAAATTTCGATATTCCATGCAGAACATAAAAGACTGAGCTTACAACTTATAGCCACTAGGAAGAAAAACCGACCTAAAATTATGGTAAAAAATGATGATCCATTGACCACCTAGGTTTCAACACGGCGAGAAAAGGTCTACCAACCCAAAATCTTTGAATTTATGAAAGACCCCATAGGTCCGTACTAACTGATAGACTAGAAGATAGATATTAGGAATAAGAAAGCAAACTAAAATTGAGAGATTATAACATTAACAAAAATCGACCAATCCACAATCATGGGCATTCAACAAAAGGAGGCGGGGAAGTAACCATAACGAGTAAAATCAAAACGTTAAATCCAAATTCATGGATGTTCCGTAGAATCAAAGGAGACCTAGTTAAAATCAATCAAAACCCAGGACCGATTTTCCTTTACTCAGAAAGAACAAAGACATAAATTGATATACAAGCAAACTGCTGAATAACATTGAAATTGAACAGGACTTACCTGATATAGGGTTATTTTGGAGTCGAACCACACATAAGGCCGAAAGAAGAACGAGACGGAGAAAGTTCGGTCTTCGGTTTGTGTGGGCGATCGGATGGTTCAGTTTCAGACTTTGAGGAGTAGCAGCAGGTAGGGTCCCTTCTGTCTTTCTCCCTTTTCTCGCCTTTTCCAAAAGAAGGTTAAAAATGGTAAAGTAGGCCCTTTTAATGTTTATTGACGTAAGTGCCCTTTTACATTGAccaaaacagaatttttattaattaaaaactaGTGTGAAATGTTAAAGTTGTCCTCTCAATTCATTTCCCATATTTGTACCTTAACGACCGGTGGTTTCGTTttgctgttttgttttgttttgtttttttttcttttttcagtggtctttgtttttttttttatattttaaatgatcattAATTTTTATCGTCCTAATTTTATATTCAGCCTTCGCTTTcagatttgtatatatatatttttaaatcaagagtaatgttatatatagttatttttatttattttttatacactttattAATATGGTAAAactcaatatttattttatattaaaaaaaacgaCATAACCAACCATATTAacaaaatgctaaagaaaataaacatgtGGACTGTCGCATTAACCTGTCGTGTGCAAGCTATATAAGAGAGTGAGTTCACTTAACACaatattcattatttaaataaaagaaaaatgatatttatagtcgtaaaatatataaatattgtgtaatctctttacaaaagtgagtaaatacaagacccacattaaaaaaaaaaaaaaaattagtagttGATACTCTTTTTCCAAAACGGTTACACGTCGCTTACGCATTTCAAGActttatgtaatattactcttaaatgaaaaatcaaatatattaaaaaaaaatacttatttggTTGTGATAGTCATatatttgaactttgaaaaatgAGTCATGAACGTAAAGCTATACCTATTTTTTCTCATATTCTCGTGTTTTAAGTGGAAGATCATTGCTTCTTTAACATGCAATAAAATTTAAACCCTATGTCAATAGAAATCAATAGGAAATTCGATAATAGCACTCACAATgagttatataaaatttaaagaaaagtaGTCTAAATATGCATCCAACGGATATTacatttcatttctattttctatttttgtacAGTATTGATGCTGGAGGTAGAAGAGACTATGcataaatgtaaatatttttttatttattgtttatctCTTATTGTACTTTTTCTCTCAAATTAATTTCTCTTCTTATACTTTttcttccataaaatattaaaatatataatattaaaataatataaagaaaaagttaataaaccaatacatgatatattgtaaaaattaatatataaaataaaaaatatgacatttggtgatttattttaaaaaataggataaaaaatttattaaaagtgCTCTTAGTACTACGCTGTACGTACAATCCACATTTCTtcgatataaaaataaataaggaaaaatataattacaaatataatagtatattaatcTGCGCACAAATTTGATgtaatttgttaaaaaataaattttattaaaaatagtgttaatttaacttttaaatataaatgaatcaatattaatatgtaaattaatacgcgattttgtttatacgtaacaaaattcaataaataaaatccattaattgagagagagagagagagagagcggttACAGTtacacgtgcatgcatgcatggatgatgCAGGTGTCTTTAACGCCGAACAGCCGCGATCGCATTCAAATCGTTCGTTTTTGTTGTTTTCGGCCCATTAATGTacattacaaataaaataaaataaagatattgtTTTTTTCGTAAACTAAATGACGTAGTAGTATTACCAAATTCGGTGAGGGTTTGATTGCCTAACTaacaatgttttttatttttgtttttttgtcatttatagaATAATTTTGTATGACTCACCGCTACcaattaaaatcatatttccttGCATAAACTAAAGATAAAAATTACTAATACCCCgagagattataaaattaagagaaGAATCTGCCCATAATTGAAAAGGACATTTTGCTAAACACATGCGGCCCTCACGCATGAAAACTTCTCTGACATTATATGCATATAAAAGAGAGAAGAATGTTGGATATGACAAACAATCCCTTAATGCGACAGATTGAGAGGAGACGAatgcttttttctttcttatggaATTGAACTGTGTAGAACTTCCAGCGATGAATATATATTACGACTATAACACCTTCTAAGTTTCTAATCCAGGAGTGTATTGCCTGCCTATATtgcatgaataataataaaaaaagaatcaataaaTATTGCAAAGTACAGTTATATAAATATTCGACCTATACCTTTCTTGTGAAATGCACACACCACGTACCAAAAACAGAAGAATTCGCTGACATTAAAATCGACAGAAACCTCATGCGCCAATCACAAACTACTGAAATCTGGTTTCCTCGATTATTCGGGTTACAACCCCGACAGCAATTGTTCTTCCTAATGCTCTTAGAAATACCCTCCCAAGAGCTTTACAGCTTGAAAACTCTTCCACACAAACGGGCCCTTGTAAAGCCACCTGAagttagaagaagaaaaaaataaaaagaaaagggtcAAACCAAAAGTAACCAAAACGCTATCAAACCAATTAACCTTTGAACTGAAGTTGCACAATTTTCGGTCAACTTAATTCACCTCAAGGACTGCAGTCTGCTTTGCATTAAGGCAGCGAGGTGCTTTCTTTGTCACCTTGCCAGTCTTTGGATCAAGTAAAGATAGTATTCTGACCACTCTTGCGGCTTCCCTTGCATGGTGTACATGAAATTCCAACTGTTCGTTCCAGTCAAATCATTATATCGTTTCGGTAGGTAAATAACATTTTGAAACCAGAACATAAAAATATGatgtatgtatttgtgtgttGTGTCATGTATGCAGAAAAACACACCTGGGAACCAATTAAAATCGGAATTGTAACATCCAAAACAAGAACTTTCAGTTCCAAATGTTTTGCAATAGCAACAGGAAAGTCAGGGTGACATAGCACGCCCCCAGCCACCACAAGGCTCCCATCAATGTCTTGCAGACTAACAGCCACACTGTCTCCAGCTCTTGCAAAGGTACAAGCCTGAGAGTTACGCTCTAAGGAACGTACTGAGCCCACATTTCCTGAAGGCATGACTAGAACCTATAATTACACACAGTATAGTTACGGCTATAGTAcaagggaaacaaaagaaagtgaataaaaaaaaatagtacctaaagtaattagaatacttCTAACTAAAACCAGTGATCTTTGTCATTGACATACAAAACACTCTGATTGTACATGCATGAACTGTCATTCAATCATACTGATCACTTCTATCAGGGTGAAAGAGAAAATGGACCATCTATTCTATGGGTTTCTGAATCAAATCAAAGATTGCGGAGTGAGAGGGTAAAAAGCACAGTTTAAACAGATCTTTCACCGTATGTTCTGGTTGGTGATCCACACATTCAATGTTTCAAAACCATCTATCTCTTGGATCACATGATGCAGAATGAAACTCTACAtctcataaattttatttttgtaagtcTACATCTCATAAATGACGACAATTTACCCACAAAAGTATTATCCCAGGAAAAAACGtgtaataaatatgtataaGTATACCATGAAAGATCAAAATCAGTACATGCTGCAATATAAATTTGGAAAGTTCAAGGAAAAGACCAATTTCAGATGTTCCTTTCATGGAAAATATAACTGAACCTGGTCTGCATGCAATCAAGGAAGCTTAGGTTCACTCAAGTGATTCAATGACATATGCAAATCCAACAATGGAATGAATTCTAACAAGGAACTTAATATTTTGGAGAATAAAattaactacaaaaaaaatcgATACTACCAAATGTGTACCTTGGATCCACTTCGAAGAGCTCCAGCTTCTAGTTTACCACAGGCAGACACCTGCCCCTGTGAAGACAATTTAACAACATCACATATCGGCATAAGTAGAGGCTTTGAGAAATCTCTTGTGGGAGGTTGGAGGGAGTCAACTGCATCCAGTAGATAAGGTCCATGATACCTGCATTCCAATTACCTTgctcaattttaaatatttgcaATATCAGTTGCACATCattcaaatatttataaaaagttccTCATGGTGATGACAAAGAAAGCTAAAATCCCAACATAGACAGTTTAGTGGCATGCTTGATTTAACCAAGACGGGGTGTCAAGCACTACAATAACTTCAGCTCAAAGAAAGCCACTGCCCAACATGGACATATTAGTGGCATAATTGATTTAACCTAGACGGGGCGTCAAGCATTACACCATACTTGACCGTACATCCCACCtatatttatttgctttttatgTTTACTTTCAGTCAACTTTTCTATTAACTCAACCCACAGGGGCATGTGACATGGTACCAAAATTGAATATTAGCCTGTTCTTCTTCTACTGTGTACCACTCTTGCCAAGGGAAAAATTTCCAAGGAAGGGGGAAAGAGAAcctgaaatgaaaaagaaaaaaaaaaaaaaaatcaacaatacCAGCATAGAATTTATTCGAACTTTCCAATCTTCGTTGCCTTCTTCAGTATGTATATCATAGCATGTTTTAGAGCTAAAATTTATTACTTGTAGCCAAAAAggtatcccccccccccccctctttctctctccaaataaaataaacaacatataTTAGCAGTATGGTACAATCTCTTGCTTTGTTTCCTACTCTGAAGTTGCTAGCCCTCTGGACTAGACTATTGTCTTTGAGCTGATGTTGTCAGAGGCAAATGGTGATCTCAAGCCAACAAGTCCCTGTATTGCCCAAAGTGTGAGGTGCTAGAAAAGGCAATTGGTCAATGAATTAAAGCACCAAGTTTTAAATGTATACATCATGAACCCATATTATATGTATTTGACGCATCAGAATAGTACAATCAAGTGACCTCAAGCTTAATGGATAGTAGCTGGTCTATTTAATGCTGCCTGTTGTAGAATCGTCGGTAGCTGGGCCACGCTATCATGTGCAATTTCAGCATGCTGTATGGGAGGCATTCGGTATGCAAAAGATATGAGGAAGAATAGACATTCTTTGTAGAGtcaataatattattacttCCATTCAAAGTTCTTAGTTCCTTCGACGGTGCATATCTTAGCAATGGCATCAAATGTGACAGCCATAACGATGGTATATAAAAAAGATGAAGACCTAGAGGAGGAAAAAAGATGTATGACCTAGAGGAAACTCACCAGGACAGCAAAAAAACATCAGAAGGGACAGCCACCAAATTTTGATTCTCCATGGCACTCAATGGGATCCATGAAATAGAAGAATCTCTAAAATTACAAGAACGGAGAAATGTTCCAAGTTGCTGTTTAATAAAGTCAAACCGTTCTTTCGAGTAATCCACAGCATCCATTTTGTTAACTGCAACTATAATTTGATCAACACCAAAACTTCTGATAAGTTGTGCATGCTCCCGCGTTTGCCCTTTAGCACCATCCATACTGGCTTCAAATGAACCAACTGAGGCATCTATGACAAGAATTGCAGCATCAGCTTGAGCTGCCCCGGATATCATGTTTGGTACAAAATCCTTATGGCCTGGTGAATCAAGCAGAACAACATGATACTTTTTAGAATCAAAATAAGCAACAGCCACTGTCATAGTTATTCCTCTTTCCCTTTCTTCAGTGCTCTCATCCAATGCCCAAGCATAAGCAAAGGACCCCTTGCCCTGCTCGAATATACAAACATCACATGAATACAATAACTTCGGGCTTTTTTTTTCCACTAAGTTACAATAACTTCAGGCTTTTAAAGCACCCTCATACAAATTGTAGTGATTTTACCTGTAACTTAGCCTCCTTCTCATATTTGTGCATCTCTTTTTGGGATATTCGCCCTAAGAGGTGTAGTAATCTACCAGAGAGTGTTGATTTTCCAGAATCAACATGACCAACCTACAATGACAGATTGAATGAACTGGCCTCACTGATGTGTTCAGATTATATATCAACTACAAAAGAGATAAATGGCTGAAGTGTTAGGATTAAGGACAACTTACAATTGCAAGATTCAGTTGAGTCAATGTATCTTCAGCTTGGTCAGGGAGCATCCACTTTTCAGGTTTATATTCTGCATTTGAACGAGTCACTCTGGTATTAACATTTTTTGACAATCCAGATCCAACATTTAAAGCCCTTTTGTTCAAACTATTGGTAAGGCTTTGTGAGTTGCCCCCACTCATTGAAGAACTACTGCTTTCATCTAGTTTATCATGTCTGCCTTTTAGATTCATTGAAGGTGAGCAAACAGAACTTTTATCACTAGATAGTGTGTTGCCCGTATCATTCTCCAAACGATTTCTCTCGTCCCTACTGAAATGTCTGCCTTTTGACGTCAATGAAGATGAGATATCTGACCTTTCAGTACTTGATTTACTAAGTACACCATTCTTCTCATTGATGCTTGAGGGAACTCTTGAAGTTTTCAAGTCAGTTGAATTGGCTGCAAGTAAAAAGTTGCAGACAAAAAAACGTAAACATTCTAAACTCAGGAGGTAcaaaaactgct
This genomic window from Carya illinoinensis cultivar Pawnee chromosome 7, C.illinoinensisPawnee_v1, whole genome shotgun sequence contains:
- the LOC122315642 gene encoding HBS1-like protein isoform X3, whose amino-acid sequence is MPVEGMCKGSGASKMAKSLFASFPQRMSKKAVSFQKLNDAYVKEESNNSHTHMNMQGQFLEFHKAFITHSNRRVNIAPFKFDVPSPDDVVSDGLRSSKMGSKANSTDLKTSRVPSSINEKNGVLSKSSTERSDISSSLTSKGRHFSRDERNRLENDTGNTLSSDKSSVCSPSMNLKGRHDKLDESSSSSMSGGNSQSLTNSLNKRALNVGSGLSKNVNTRVTRSNAEYKPEKWMLPDQAEDTLTQLNLAIVGHVDSGKSTLSGRLLHLLGRISQKEMHKYEKEAKLQGKGSFAYAWALDESTEERERGITMTVAVAYFDSKKYHVVLLDSPGHKDFVPNMISGAAQADAAILVIDASVGSFEASMDGAKGQTREHAQLIRSFGVDQIIVAVNKMDAVDYSKERFDFIKQQLGTFLRSCNFRDSSISWIPLSAMENQNLVAVPSDVFLLSWYHGPYLLDAVDSLQPPTRDFSKPLLMPICDVVKLSSQGQVSACGKLEAGALRSGSKVLVMPSGNVGSVRSLERNSQACTFARAGDSVAVSLQDIDGSLVVAGGVLCHPDFPVAIAKHLELKVLVLDVTIPILIGSQLEFHVHHAREAARVVRILSLLDPKTGKVTKKAPRCLNAKQTAVLEVALQGPVCVEEFSSCKALGRVFLRALGRTIAVGVVTRIIEETRFQ
- the LOC122315642 gene encoding HBS1-like protein isoform X1 codes for the protein MPRKVSYGVDYDEDYYDYEDYDVDHDLDVEENGKLPQSKKETINCGIWRCSVCTYDNDESLSACDICGVLRNASINSGTNSDKKTVEGMCKGSGASKMAKSLFASFPQRMSKKAVSFQKLNDAYVKEESNNSHTHMNMQGQFLEFHKAFITHSNRRVNIAPFKFDVPSPDDVVSDGLRSSKMGSKANSTDLKTSRVPSSINEKNGVLSKSSTERSDISSSLTSKGRHFSRDERNRLENDTGNTLSSDKSSVCSPSMNLKGRHDKLDESSSSSMSGGNSQSLTNSLNKRALNVGSGLSKNVNTRVTRSNAEYKPEKWMLPDQAEDTLTQLNLAIVGHVDSGKSTLSGRLLHLLGRISQKEMHKYEKEAKLQGKGSFAYAWALDESTEERERGITMTVAVAYFDSKKYHVVLLDSPGHKDFVPNMISGAAQADAAILVIDASVGSFEASMDGAKGQTREHAQLIRSFGVDQIIVAVNKMDAVDYSKERFDFIKQQLGTFLRSCNFRDSSISWIPLSAMENQNLVAVPSDVFLLSWYHGPYLLDAVDSLQPPTRDFSKPLLMPICDVVKLSSQGQVSACGKLEAGALRSGSKVLVMPSGNVGSVRSLERNSQACTFARAGDSVAVSLQDIDGSLVVAGGVLCHPDFPVAIAKHLELKVLVLDVTIPILIGSQLEFHVHHAREAARVVRILSLLDPKTGKVTKKAPRCLNAKQTAVLEVALQGPVCVEEFSSCKALGRVFLRALGRTIAVGVVTRIIEETRFQ
- the LOC122315642 gene encoding HBS1-like protein isoform X2, which encodes MPRKVSYGVDYDEDYYDYEDYDVDHDLDVEENGKLPQSKKETINCGIWRCSVCTYDNDESLSACDICGVLRNASINSGTNSDKKTAPFKFDVPSPDDVVSDGLRSSKMGSKANSTDLKTSRVPSSINEKNGVLSKSSTERSDISSSLTSKGRHFSRDERNRLENDTGNTLSSDKSSVCSPSMNLKGRHDKLDESSSSSMSGGNSQSLTNSLNKRALNVGSGLSKNVNTRVTRSNAEYKPEKWMLPDQAEDTLTQLNLAIVGHVDSGKSTLSGRLLHLLGRISQKEMHKYEKEAKLQGKGSFAYAWALDESTEERERGITMTVAVAYFDSKKYHVVLLDSPGHKDFVPNMISGAAQADAAILVIDASVGSFEASMDGAKGQTREHAQLIRSFGVDQIIVAVNKMDAVDYSKERFDFIKQQLGTFLRSCNFRDSSISWIPLSAMENQNLVAVPSDVFLLSWYHGPYLLDAVDSLQPPTRDFSKPLLMPICDVVKLSSQGQVSACGKLEAGALRSGSKVLVMPSGNVGSVRSLERNSQACTFARAGDSVAVSLQDIDGSLVVAGGVLCHPDFPVAIAKHLELKVLVLDVTIPILIGSQLEFHVHHAREAARVVRILSLLDPKTGKVTKKAPRCLNAKQTAVLEVALQGPVCVEEFSSCKALGRVFLRALGRTIAVGVVTRIIEETRFQ